In Neomonachus schauinslandi chromosome 6, ASM220157v2, whole genome shotgun sequence, a genomic segment contains:
- the HSPA6 gene encoding LOW QUALITY PROTEIN: heat shock 70 kDa protein 6 (The sequence of the model RefSeq protein was modified relative to this genomic sequence to represent the inferred CDS: inserted 9 bases in 7 codons; deleted 2 bases in 1 codon; substituted 1 base at 1 genomic stop codon), with translation MTRSRIYREDGKAWVRVSYRGQDKACYPEEVSSTVLDQGKETVXACFNDSRRQATNDAGAIAGRHPLRIINKPTAAALAXQADPRGAREQNVLIFALGGSTLAVRVLTMDARVFQTSEAWPSRCFPPRSFMKWLTNLLPEFSPPRRASPGNDLQSGLDHSLLEGVDFYTSITRACFEELSLVVLRSALDWVEKALRDAKLEKXRIHDIVLVXQDFFGGRELNKSMNPDEAVXYGAAVXVAVLMGDECEKVQDLLLLDMAPLSLGLETAGGVMTTLIQKNATIPIQRTQTXTTYSDNQPGVLTQVSESEGAINRDNHLLGYFELIGIPPTAHGVPQIKETFDVEANGILSVXATVRSPEKANKITITNDKGRLSKEDVERMVWEAEQHKAEHEAQRDRVVAQNSLEASVFHAKGSGQEESLRDKISKEDRHRVQDKRQGVLAWLEYNQLAEKEEYEHQKRELEQIYHLTFSRPLEGLVSLGVVVVELKLAREPPVEP, from the exons ATGACTCGTTCAAGGATATACAG GGAGGACGGCAAGGCCTGGGTGCGCGTGTCCTACCGCGGGCAGGACAAGGCCTGCTACCCCGAGGAGGTCTCGTCCACTGTGCTGGACCAGGGGAAGGAGACAGT CGCCTGCTTCAACGACTCGAGGCGCCAGGCCACCAATGACGCGGGTGCCATCGCGGGGCGCCACCCC CTGCGGATCATCAACAAGCCGACGGCGGCCGCCCTCG AACAGGCTGACCCGCGGGGCGCCAGAGAGCAAAACGTGCTCATTTTCGCCCTGGGTGGGAGCACCCTCGCCGTAAGGGTCCTCACTATGGACGCCCGTGTCTTCCAGACGTCTGAGGCCTGG CCCTCCCGGTGCTTCCCGCCGAGGTCCTTCATGAAGTGGCTCACCAACCTGTTGCCGGAGTTCTCTCCGCCCAGGCGAGCGTCTCCAGGGAACGATCTCCAGAGCGGCCTGG ATCATTCCCTGTTGGAGGGCGTGGACTTCTACACGTCCATCACTCGAGCCTGCTTCGAGGAGCTGAGCTTGGTTGTTTTGCGCAGCGCCTTGGACTGGGTGGAGAAGGCCCTGCGGGATGCCAAGCTGGAGA GCCGGATCCATGACATTGTCCTAG GACAGGACTTctttgggggcagggagctgaACAAGAGCATGAACCCCGATGAGGCTG GCTATGGGGCTGCTGTGTAGGTGGCTGTGTTGATGGGGGATGAGTGTGAGAAAGTGCAGGATCTCCTGCTGCTGGACATGGCTCCCCTGTCCCTGGGTCTGGAGACAGCAGGTGGGGTGATGACCACGCTGATCCAGAAGAATGCCACCATCCCTATCCAACGGACCCAGAC CACCACCTACTCAGACAACCAGCCTGGGGTCCTGACCCAGGTGTCTGAGAGTGAGGGGGCCATTAACAGGGACAATCACCTGCTGGGGTACTTTGAGCTCATTGGAATCCCTCCTACAGCACATGGAGTCCCCCAGATCAAGGAGACCTTTGATGTTGAGGCCAATGGCATCCTGAGTG CAGCTACTGTCAGGAGCCCAGAGAAGGCTAACAAGATCACCATCACCAACGACAAGGGCCGGCTGAGCAAAGAGGACGTTGAGAGGATGGTTTGGGAGGCTGAGCAGCACAAGGCTGAGCATGAGGCCCAGAGGGACAGAGTGGTTGCCCAGAACTCCCTAGAGGCCAGTGTCTTCCATGCGAAGGGCTCGGGGCAAGAGGAAAGCCTTAGAGACAAGATTTCCAAAGAGGACAGGCACAGGGTACAAGACAAGCGTCAGGGAGTTCTTGCCTGGCTGGAGTACAACCAGTTGGCAGAGAAGGAGGAGTATGAGCATCAGAAGAGGGAGCTGGAGCAAATCTATCACCTCACCTTCTCCAGGCCTCTGGAGGGCCTCGTGTCCCTGGGGGTGGTCGTTGTGGAGCTGAAGCTGGCCAGGGAACCCCCAGTAGAGCCCTGA